In a single window of the Zea mays cultivar B73 chromosome 5, Zm-B73-REFERENCE-NAM-5.0, whole genome shotgun sequence genome:
- the LOC103626268 gene encoding uncharacterized protein — MADSSGRSGGRPTSASPSTATHTSPASFDGGLLLRLLQNPPSAHPREEILAPSPVAPGAHHFFSDPAVAAVGPLFAASAQTQGGDFGWSSTSTTHVQQQPRFSDPRFAPGDPFAALGGRGFGSGDAVRAERPRSGAPPPGFGKPSHPLPAARDARSASGVVLRKEQYNPRPVDFVPALADVRDPVGRMPHGHGEQFYREQQQDRFLSRTPPEINANGQFGRMPIGEQHTLPILGGRRLHVDQYMPPVQEGRAPHGGHGKHESRLTNPLQREQRWQGLREDKGYASRKLPNVNAHYTSGKALVKEVHHLTIPAGSSVPVEITENQASGLEGGRIGKVVLEDGIDEEGVVEASKFEVSYEKSKIRFAGHDEQDDGGDREDAIIEQMAQNLLIDGNGDAKGVVLEKPILRSKDFRSDFSRGHHVSSQRIRFQRRNRPCRYDIDRFTPNFLSIFESLVPSEEEIANQKQLLTSLSRLINTEWPNSKLYLYGSCANSFGFSNSDIDLCLSIDNKEMSKVDIILKLADIFQAGNLQNIQPLTRARVPIVKLMDPKTGLSCDICVNNLLAVVNTKLLRDYGQIDKRLQQLAFIVKHWAKTRRVNETYQGTLSSYAYVIMCIHLLQLRRILPCLQEMEATYYVKVEEINCAYFDQVDKLNNYGAHNRDTVSRLLWSFFHYWAYEHDYTRDVISIRTGRIISKERKDWTRRVGNDRHLICIEDPFEISHDLGRVVDKFTIKILREEFERAANILQFDPNPSVTLFEPYVPPPSPSLLQEETANAAEIEL, encoded by the exons ATGGCCGACTCCTCCGGTCGCAGTGGCGGCCGCCCCACGTCAGCCTCGCCATCCACTGCCACACACACCTCACCGGCGTCTTTCGACGGCGGTCTCCTACTCCGCCTCCTCCAAAACCCTCCTTCTGCGCACCCGCGAGAGGAAATCCTCGCCCCGTCCCCCGTTGCCCCGGGGGCGCACCACTTCTTTAGTGACCCTGCCGTCGCCGCCGTGGGGCCTCTCTTCGCCGCATCGGCGCAGACGCAAGGAGGGGACTTCGGGTGGTCCTCCACCTCGACCACGCACGTACAGCAGCAACCCCGATTCTCGGATCCCCGATTCGCTCCAGGGGACCCCTTCGCTGCTCTTGGCGGTAGAGGGTTCGGATCTGGGGATGCGGTTAGGGCGGAGAGGCCTCGGTCGGGGGCGCCGCCTCCAGGGTTTGGCAAGCCGTCGCATCCACTTCCTGCTGCCCGTGATGCGCGGAGTGCATCTGGTGTGGTATTGCGTAAGGAGCAGTACAATCCTCGTCCCGTGGATTTCGTTCcggctcttgcagatgttcgtgATCCGGTTGGCAGAATGCCTCATGGACACGGAGAGCAGTTTTACAGGGAACAGCAGCAAGATCGTTTTTTGTCACGGACCCCGCCTGAGATCAATGCCAATGGACAGTTTGGCAGGATGCCAATTGGAGAGCAGCATACACTTCCTATCTTAGGTGGCAGGAGGCTCCATGTAGATCAGTACATGCCTCCCGTCCAGGAAGGCAGGGCACCACATGGTGGTCATGGCAAGCATGAATCCCGCTTAACCAATCCGCTACAAAGggagcagaggtggcagggtcTTAGGGAGGACAAGGGCTATGCTTCGCGGAAGCTGCCAAATGTGAATGCCCATTACACATCTGGTAAGGCACTGGTGAAGGAGGTGCACCATTTGACAATACCTGCTGGCAGTTCAGTTCCAGTGGAAATTACGGAGAATCAAGCGAGTGGTTTGGAAGGAGGCAGAATAGGGAAAGTAGTTTTGGAGGATGGAATTGATGAAGAAGGGGTAGTGGAGGCAAGTAAGTTTGAAGTGTCATATGAAAAGAGTAAGATTAGATTTGCTGGACATGATGAACAAGATGATGGTGGTGACAGGGAAGATGCTATAATTGAGCAGATGGCACAAAATCTGCTGATTGATGGCAATGGTGATGCCAAGGGAGTAGTGTTGGAAAAACCTATCCTGAGGAGTAAG GATTTCAGATCAGATTTTTCTAGAGGGCATCATGTATCAAGTCAGAGAATAAGATTCCAGAGGAGAAACAGGCCATGTCGATATGACATAGATCGATTTACACCTAACTTCTTGTCAATTTTTGAATCTTTGGTGCCCTCTGAAGAGGAAATTGCAAATCAGAAACAGTTGTTAACATCTCTAAGCAGACTGATAAACACAGAATGGCCTAATTCAAAACTATACCTCTATGGATCATGTGCCAATTCTTTTGGTTTCTCAAATAGTGATATTGATCTTTGTCTCTCGATTGATAACAAGGAAATGAGCAAGGTTGATATTATATTGAAATTGGCAGATATTTTCCAAGCTGGAAATCTCCAGAATATTCAG CCATTAACTCGAGCAAGGGTCCCAATAGTGAAGCTTATGGATCCAAAAACAGGGCTTTCCTGTGATATATGCGTCAATAATCTTTTAGCAGTTGTTAACACAAAACTTTTGCGAGATTATGGACAAATAGATAAAAGGTTACAGCAGTTGGCATTCATTGTGAAGCATTGGGCTAAAACTCGACGTGTAAATGAAACTTATCAAGGAACACTTTCTAGTTATGC CTATGTGATTATGTGCATTCACCTCCTACAGCTGCGAAGAATACTCCCATGTCTACAG GAAATGGAGGCCACTTATTATGTCAAGGTGGAAGAAATCAACTGTGCATACTTTGACCAAGTGGACAAGCTAAATAATTATGGTGCTCACAACAGAGATACAGTATCAAGGCTGCTCTGGTCCTTTTTCCATTACTGGGCATATGAGCACGATTACACAAGAGATGTCATATCAATTCGTACTGGAAGGATTATCAG TAAGGAACGGAAGGACTGGACTAGACGAGTTGGAAATGACAGGCATCTCATATGCATCGAAGATCCGTTTGAGATCTCCCATGATCTCGGTCGCGTAGTTGACAAGTTCACCATCAAAATACTCAGGGAGGAATTCGAGCGAGCAGCTAATATATTACAGTTCGATCCAAACCCCAGCGTAACACTCTTTGAGCCCTACGTGCCCCCTCCATCGCCGAGCCTGTTGCAAGAAGAAACTGCGAATGCTGCAGAAATTGAACTATGA